The DNA region GCCGGCCCCGGGTCTACGAGGCGAAACCCACGTTCCCCTTCCGGGTAGAGAGTATGCCCGCAGGCCATCCCGGCAAGGACGATGCCGAACCATGGAAACAGCGGGACGTAGTCCAGGCTTGCAAACGATGCCGGACGAATGCCAAGCCAGAGCAGCGGCCAGGGGCCGTTTACGAGAGTTACGGCATAACCCGCGATGAAACACGCCACACTTGCAACGATGAGTCTGCTTGCGTCCAGCCGGACAAAGAGCGGTGCGAGCAGGATCGAGAGACCGATGAAGTGCAGGACACCAAAGACGATGCAGACCGAGGGGAGGAACAGCCAGGTTACGCCGGTTATGACCATACCGCAACCGAAGATGGCAAGACCACGGCGGACATACCTGAGCGCGAGCCCGCGCGCCGTGAGTCGTCGCCTGGCGCGGGCATAACTGATTGTAAAGGAGAGCCCCACCAGGAAGATGAAGGTCGATGCGGTCAGGCGGGCGAGGAGCCAGAGGAACCCTCCGGAGACATCCAGCGGCAGGATGCCGAAGAAGTTGAGGTCGAAGGCCGAATGAAAGATGATCATAGTCACGACGGCAACCCCGCGGGCGAGATCGATCTCCCAGTATCGCGTCCCCGGCATGGCGCCAGACCTCAGAACGACCTCCGTCGGACAGGCGCGCCGCAGTCCGGACAGGTCGTCATCGCGGTTATATCGCGGATCTGCTCCTCTGTCGGCTCGTTGTAGATCCGGGAGAAGCCGCACT from Methanoculleus receptaculi includes:
- a CDS encoding heparan-alpha-glucosaminide N-acetyltransferase, which gives rise to MPGTRYWEIDLARGVAVVTMIIFHSAFDLNFFGILPLDVSGGFLWLLARLTASTFIFLVGLSFTISYARARRRLTARGLALRYVRRGLAIFGCGMVITGVTWLFLPSVCIVFGVLHFIGLSILLAPLFVRLDASRLIVASVACFIAGYAVTLVNGPWPLLWLGIRPASFASLDYVPLFPWFGIVLAGMACGHTLYPEGERGFRLVDPGPAVLRPFSFLGRHSLLIYFLHQPVILFMIAVLAPGAVRFFG